One region of Ahniella affigens genomic DNA includes:
- a CDS encoding serine/threonine-protein kinase — translation MSFDKIKQLFDELASLPPKSRTERLAQADIGEQTRGALRRLLDLDDAMAGDPERVLPVRDEPIPERIGPFTIDGLMGEGGMGRVFRAHREVSGVRQAIAIKVIRRDRLDAATRARFQLERQVLAVLKHPHIASMVDVGETIDGQPYLALEYIDGQHITQYAAEKQLGLRARIQLFRDVASAVAYAHRNLIVHRDLKPSNVLVDADGMAKVIDFGIAKPLMSQFGESEVGETQTAQRFFSPQSAAPEQLQGGLVTPSCDIYGLGALLYELLAGTPVFDFTGMNGLGIEKAILTQEPVAPSARIAVDAVAGMASDADLDAIALVCLRKNPEDRYSSVEKLIEDLDAWLDSRPVAARNGNSWYRFRRFVTRHRRSLAFAASLFVVMLVAGGLTFNAYRNSAAQTVRADQFAKMLIGAISSADPGRKSGVDLTARELFRSLVRTVQEAPDVAPNDRQDLQLTLTDILLRVGDSEAARKLLEATPVPTVGDSEHYFKYFTMKATLLRNEGKFDEAGLVYGDMLRNTTGNNHVGALLSQLRLRYERGEDAGLIPLLEQLKDPPLPNEYEVSRLGLIADIYRITGQYAPAQEQYEAAIALAEHVYPEGPAMQSRFRTHLLWLTSVQGDIESAERYLEAERIALETYHEPGSLPMLLYMGKAAQLLRRKGKPEEALALQREHLALLSGRVPADSPILINETFDLAQAEFEVGNRDAAMTYYEKVINQADRIHDVANPNRMLFRAAYCMQLASLGRWSSVATWIEPAVQNAEKEPSLKKWDVYPIVLAMKAGGTFGQNKTPENRRKFVEALKHAREGAESPETIGAVETLIAAVKSEGIDLGPREVSESAESEAKTP, via the coding sequence ATGAGTTTTGACAAGATCAAGCAATTGTTTGACGAGCTGGCGTCTTTGCCACCCAAGAGCCGCACGGAGCGGTTGGCGCAGGCGGATATTGGTGAGCAGACGCGCGGTGCGTTGCGGCGCCTGCTGGATCTTGACGACGCCATGGCGGGCGATCCGGAACGCGTGCTGCCCGTGCGCGACGAGCCGATTCCTGAGCGGATCGGCCCGTTCACGATCGATGGGCTCATGGGCGAGGGCGGTATGGGGCGCGTGTTTCGTGCGCACCGCGAAGTGTCTGGCGTGCGTCAGGCGATCGCGATCAAAGTCATTCGCCGCGACCGGCTCGATGCCGCGACGCGCGCCCGGTTTCAGCTGGAGCGGCAGGTTCTGGCGGTACTGAAGCATCCGCATATCGCGTCGATGGTGGACGTCGGTGAAACGATCGATGGGCAGCCGTATCTGGCGCTGGAGTACATCGACGGTCAGCACATCACCCAATACGCGGCAGAGAAGCAGCTTGGCCTCCGTGCCCGCATCCAATTGTTCCGCGATGTGGCCTCAGCGGTCGCCTACGCTCATCGCAATCTGATCGTGCATCGGGATCTGAAACCGAGCAATGTGCTGGTGGATGCCGATGGGATGGCCAAGGTCATCGACTTCGGGATTGCCAAGCCACTGATGAGCCAGTTCGGCGAGTCGGAAGTGGGCGAGACGCAGACAGCGCAACGGTTCTTTTCGCCGCAGTCGGCAGCGCCTGAGCAGTTGCAAGGCGGGTTAGTGACGCCGTCGTGCGACATCTATGGATTGGGCGCGTTGTTGTACGAATTACTCGCCGGAACGCCCGTGTTCGACTTCACGGGGATGAATGGCTTGGGGATCGAGAAGGCAATCCTGACCCAGGAGCCCGTTGCGCCCAGTGCCCGGATCGCAGTAGACGCGGTCGCTGGAATGGCGTCCGATGCCGACCTCGATGCGATTGCTTTGGTGTGTCTCCGAAAGAATCCGGAGGACCGATACAGCTCGGTCGAAAAACTGATCGAGGATCTGGATGCCTGGCTCGACAGCCGGCCGGTGGCGGCCCGTAACGGCAATTCCTGGTATCGGTTCCGTCGGTTTGTCACGCGTCATCGCCGGAGCCTCGCATTTGCAGCGTCATTGTTTGTGGTGATGCTGGTTGCTGGCGGTTTGACGTTCAATGCCTACCGAAACTCGGCTGCGCAAACCGTGCGGGCGGATCAGTTTGCGAAAATGCTGATTGGTGCGATCTCATCAGCTGATCCTGGTCGCAAAAGTGGTGTGGATTTGACAGCGAGAGAGCTGTTTCGGTCGCTGGTAAGGACCGTACAGGAAGCGCCCGATGTCGCACCGAACGATCGACAGGATCTACAACTCACTTTGACCGACATTCTGTTGCGAGTTGGTGATTCAGAGGCTGCCCGTAAATTGCTTGAGGCGACCCCCGTACCCACCGTAGGTGATTCGGAACACTACTTTAAGTACTTTACGATGAAGGCTACGCTCTTACGCAACGAAGGCAAGTTTGATGAGGCTGGCTTGGTATATGGCGATATGTTGCGCAATACCACAGGCAACAACCATGTCGGTGCTTTGCTGAGTCAGCTGCGCTTACGGTATGAGCGCGGTGAGGATGCCGGGCTGATACCGCTTCTGGAACAACTGAAGGACCCGCCGCTGCCAAACGAGTACGAAGTTAGTCGGTTGGGTCTGATCGCTGACATTTACCGAATTACAGGCCAGTACGCTCCTGCCCAAGAACAGTATGAGGCGGCAATCGCTTTGGCAGAACATGTGTATCCGGAAGGTCCAGCGATGCAATCGCGGTTTCGTACTCATTTGCTCTGGCTCACGAGTGTGCAAGGTGATATCGAATCTGCTGAGCGGTATCTCGAGGCGGAACGGATTGCCCTGGAGACCTACCACGAGCCGGGTTCGCTGCCGATGCTTTTGTATATGGGAAAGGCGGCGCAGCTCCTGCGCCGCAAAGGCAAGCCAGAAGAGGCCTTGGCGCTGCAGCGCGAACATCTGGCACTACTTTCCGGCCGCGTGCCGGCTGATTCGCCGATCTTGATCAACGAAACCTTTGATCTGGCGCAAGCTGAATTTGAAGTGGGCAATCGCGATGCCGCGATGACCTACTACGAAAAGGTGATCAACCAGGCAGACCGTATCCATGATGTGGCCAACCCGAACCGAATGTTGTTCCGCGCCGCCTATTGCATGCAGTTGGCATCTCTGGGCAGGTGGTCGTCGGTGGCTACCTGGATCGAGCCGGCGGTACAGAATGCGGAAAAGGAGCCCAGTCTCAAGAAGTGGGATGTCTACCCGATTGTGCTGGCGATGAAAGCAGGAGGCACCTTTGGCCAGAACAAGACGCCCGAAAATCGCCGCAAGTTTGTCGAGGCCCTGAAACATGCTCGCGAAGGCGCCGAAAGCCCCGAGACGATCGGCGCCGTTGAGACATTGATTGCTGCTGTCAAGTCGGAAGGCATTGATTTGGGCCCAAGAGAAGTAAGCGAGTCGGCCGAGTCTGAAGCCAAGACACCCTGA
- a CDS encoding serine/threonine protein kinase — protein sequence MSSGSLKSLFDELVQLPEADRRQRLDDPTIDPGLRDAVLRLLRRDDETNPVLDSDRFRVSIPEPRLEDSDFGPYRVKSMVGAGGMGQVWLVHRDIDGVSQPLALKLMRRDRIDDVTLERFRLERRVLATLQHPAIARLVDAGETEGGQPWLVMEFIDGIPITRYSDRKKLNLRRRVKMFRLAAAAIAFAHRRLIVHRDIKPSNVLVTANGDLKIIDFGIAKPIGMKLGEADVLQTDTAQRFLSPQSAAPEQWRGDLITPACDIYSLGALLYELISGQPVVRTLGQTLVEVERQVLELEPPPPSAVAAAGREKIDDDLDAICMVCLRKEPDERYESVSHLLDDLDAWLASKPVAAHRGGAWYRAKRFAHRNRRRLAIGALWTMLAVTSGTAWYTSMQTIRINAEAGRQRALLLDAMDQSELGGLSVSAELTNLLDALSRDVLAAPAIGDAARWRALLDLAHAQTRLGALDRAENLMFQVPDCRQLPADLASYRDLVTAARLMANGSKAEAEQALRGVLDANQAGPYLLARWLRFRLLWERQSLGDARALLDQPGVDLATIPEAWRYQTETARVLLLTDVLEQEQRIDDARLALIALGSWLESAPDVAGLERRLQQRRLIRLQVHAGQLADSEQAFIRMHALERRLMGTEPGMQPILDALFGAEPVWRDRIVAHYLHEANALLAAPELTPPVQRAVETELAHVLALVPGSAEAQCTLAILRVRQLAFDEASQLLGQAGAAIRPESCEKAVGLLAGARPAPAPAQPGLP from the coding sequence GTGAGTTCGGGGTCACTCAAGTCGCTATTCGATGAGCTGGTGCAATTGCCAGAGGCTGATCGTCGTCAGCGACTCGATGATCCAACCATCGATCCAGGGCTTCGCGATGCCGTGCTGCGCCTGTTGCGCCGTGACGACGAAACCAACCCAGTGCTCGATTCCGATCGCTTCCGCGTCAGCATTCCAGAGCCGCGTTTGGAAGACAGCGATTTCGGTCCCTATCGCGTCAAGTCGATGGTAGGTGCCGGTGGCATGGGGCAGGTGTGGCTGGTGCATCGCGATATCGACGGTGTTTCGCAGCCGCTCGCACTCAAGCTGATGCGGCGGGACCGAATCGATGACGTCACACTCGAACGGTTCCGCCTGGAACGCCGCGTGCTGGCCACGTTGCAGCATCCGGCCATCGCGCGTTTGGTGGACGCAGGCGAGACCGAAGGCGGGCAACCTTGGTTGGTCATGGAATTCATCGACGGTATTCCGATCACCCGCTATTCCGATCGCAAGAAGCTGAATTTGCGACGGCGCGTCAAGATGTTCCGGCTTGCGGCAGCGGCGATCGCGTTCGCGCATCGGCGATTGATCGTGCATCGCGATATCAAGCCGAGCAATGTGCTGGTGACCGCGAACGGCGATCTGAAGATCATCGACTTTGGGATTGCGAAGCCGATCGGCATGAAGCTCGGTGAGGCGGATGTGCTGCAAACCGATACGGCACAGCGATTTCTGTCTCCGCAATCGGCTGCGCCTGAGCAATGGCGTGGTGACTTGATCACGCCTGCGTGTGACATCTACAGCCTGGGCGCGTTGTTGTATGAACTGATCAGCGGTCAGCCGGTGGTCCGAACGCTTGGGCAAACGCTGGTTGAAGTCGAGCGCCAGGTGCTGGAGTTGGAACCGCCACCGCCGAGTGCTGTCGCAGCAGCCGGGCGCGAGAAGATCGATGATGATCTCGATGCGATCTGTATGGTGTGTCTGCGCAAAGAGCCGGACGAGCGCTATGAATCGGTCTCGCATTTGCTCGACGATCTGGACGCCTGGCTCGCGAGCAAACCGGTAGCGGCGCATCGCGGCGGCGCCTGGTATCGGGCTAAACGATTCGCGCATCGCAATCGCCGCCGCCTGGCGATCGGCGCACTCTGGACAATGCTGGCCGTCACGTCGGGGACTGCGTGGTACACGAGCATGCAAACCATCCGGATCAACGCCGAAGCGGGTCGCCAACGTGCGCTGCTACTGGATGCGATGGACCAGTCCGAGCTCGGCGGGCTGAGCGTGTCGGCCGAGCTGACGAATCTTCTTGATGCGCTGAGTCGGGATGTTCTGGCGGCGCCGGCGATAGGCGACGCTGCGCGCTGGCGCGCGTTACTCGATCTGGCTCACGCGCAAACGCGCCTGGGTGCGCTCGATCGCGCCGAGAATCTGATGTTTCAGGTTCCGGATTGCCGACAGTTGCCCGCCGACCTCGCGAGCTACCGCGATCTGGTGACCGCCGCACGGCTGATGGCCAACGGGTCGAAGGCCGAAGCGGAACAGGCGTTGCGGGGCGTGCTGGACGCCAACCAGGCGGGACCTTACCTGCTCGCGCGGTGGCTGCGATTTCGATTGCTGTGGGAACGTCAGAGTCTCGGCGACGCACGAGCGCTTCTGGATCAGCCGGGCGTCGATCTCGCAACGATACCGGAAGCTTGGCGTTATCAAACTGAAACCGCGCGCGTGTTGTTGCTGACCGATGTGCTGGAGCAAGAACAGCGCATTGATGACGCTCGGCTTGCGCTCATCGCGCTCGGCTCGTGGCTGGAGTCGGCGCCGGATGTCGCGGGACTTGAGCGCCGCCTGCAACAGCGTCGGCTGATCCGGCTGCAAGTGCATGCGGGCCAATTAGCTGACTCGGAGCAGGCATTTATTCGCATGCACGCATTGGAACGGCGCCTGATGGGCACAGAACCCGGCATGCAGCCCATTCTGGATGCGCTGTTTGGCGCCGAGCCCGTCTGGCGGGATCGGATCGTCGCGCACTACCTGCACGAGGCCAATGCGCTGCTGGCGGCACCGGAGCTGACACCCCCCGTGCAGCGGGCGGTCGAGACAGAATTGGCGCACGTTCTCGCGCTTGTGCCTGGCTCGGCAGAGGCTCAGTGCACTTTGGCCATTTTGCGCGTGCGCCAACTCGCATTCGACGAAGCGTCGCAGTTACTGGGCCAGGCGGGCGCCGCAATCCGCCCAGAATCTTGCGAAAAAGCGGTCGGGCTATTGGCCGGCGCCCGGCCAGCACCCGCGCCAGCGCAGCCGGGATTGCCTTGA
- a CDS encoding ECF-type sigma factor, with translation MTVTFAMGILTDSSSDLTQLLARWRRGDREAEADLVQAMYPMFRDMARRRLQRIGGHLTLRATELVHEAYERITQADWPEWESRAHFVGVVAKVIRNLVIDTVREQQSEKRGGQVQVLSWSELEQEPERFGSALEIDLGLDWIGLDRALAALERESPEAARLVELKFFAGLNTDELADALGVSRASVVREWRFARAFLSEQLQAPDSDAG, from the coding sequence ATGACCGTCACCTTTGCCATGGGAATACTTACAGACTCCTCAAGCGACCTGACCCAGTTGCTTGCCCGCTGGCGTCGCGGCGATCGCGAGGCGGAAGCCGACTTGGTTCAGGCCATGTATCCGATGTTTCGGGACATGGCCCGGCGGCGTTTGCAGCGGATCGGCGGGCACTTGACGTTACGTGCGACGGAACTGGTGCACGAGGCCTATGAGCGCATCACCCAGGCTGATTGGCCGGAATGGGAGAGCCGGGCGCACTTCGTTGGTGTCGTTGCGAAGGTCATTCGTAACTTGGTGATCGATACGGTGCGCGAGCAACAATCGGAGAAGCGCGGCGGCCAGGTGCAGGTCTTGTCGTGGTCAGAACTGGAGCAGGAGCCAGAGCGCTTCGGGAGCGCGCTGGAGATCGATCTCGGCCTCGACTGGATTGGTTTGGACCGCGCGCTCGCCGCATTGGAGCGCGAATCGCCGGAAGCCGCCCGCCTCGTCGAGCTGAAATTCTTTGCCGGGCTCAACACCGATGAACTGGCCGACGCTCTGGGTGTTTCACGCGCCAGCGTCGTCCGCGAGTGGCGCTTTGCCAGGGCGTTCTTGTCGGAGCAGTTGCAGGCTCCAGACTCTGACGCAGGTTGA
- a CDS encoding serine/threonine protein kinase — MSFHRIKDLFEELSALAPGARTERLLETDIGAETRAALRRLLDLDDAMAAHPEQVLPSRTDAVPEQIGPFTIDGLMAEGGMGRVYRAHRDVSGVRQMLAIKVVRRDRLDSATRARFQLERQVLAVLKHPHIAAMIDVGDTADGQPYLALEYIEGQHITTYAATKQLSLRARVQLFRDVASAVAYAHSNLIVHRDLKPSNVLVDANGTAKVIDFGIAKPLMSRFGESEVGETQTAQRFFSPHSAAPEQLQGGLVTPSCDVYGLGALLYELLCGKPIFDFTGMNGIGIEKAILNEEPRAPSARMGAEAASGYESDADLDAIALVCLRKRPEDRYSSVEKLIEDLDAWLAARPVLARRGGNWYRIQRFVARNRSVLAVAASVMVIVVLALGYSISERLHSLAQRARADQFSSVLINAIRAADPGRGNAKDMRVRDLFAVLAAQIHDDQNLAKGDRHDMLLRISEVFWRLGIADRAQAILDGLPVPDSRDASRYADHQFLRARVLQSQSKFTETAAVYDEIERVMGSRHVVDLKLGRARLAYADGKEQTIIPELQALAGLTLTRDQQNERQYTLGQSLQMLLRFDEAKVAYEAALADIEQNGDSPTIDALTLHKALLLLGTRMGDLALSEHHYQAIKTRNEKYFGEDSLAAASLLESRFLLEDMKGNNKEAAASQRKAVALYTRFLPADSPRLAMARFNLASAEYKTGDKAAGRQQYQEAVAIADAVWPDHDSNRFLFRIAYSAQLLSDGDLTAASDAVLPAIQNAAQHENLRQDEIYPLALAIRAGGEYARMRTPESKAAFERAFAVASEAAKWRETIEAITELRESLRRQGLVVPDLRPASS, encoded by the coding sequence GTGAGCTTTCACAGAATCAAAGACCTCTTTGAAGAACTGTCGGCATTGGCGCCTGGCGCACGGACGGAGCGTCTGCTGGAAACCGACATCGGTGCAGAAACGCGCGCGGCGCTACGTCGGTTGCTCGATCTGGACGATGCCATGGCCGCTCACCCAGAGCAGGTTCTGCCGTCTCGAACGGACGCAGTACCGGAGCAGATCGGGCCATTCACTATCGACGGCCTGATGGCCGAGGGTGGAATGGGGCGGGTGTACCGTGCGCATCGTGACGTCTCTGGCGTTCGCCAGATGCTTGCGATCAAAGTTGTCCGGCGTGACCGTCTGGACAGCGCCACACGCGCGCGCTTTCAGTTGGAGCGGCAAGTGCTGGCAGTGCTCAAGCATCCCCACATTGCGGCGATGATCGATGTCGGCGACACCGCCGACGGCCAGCCCTATCTGGCTCTTGAATACATTGAAGGTCAGCACATCACGACGTACGCCGCCACCAAGCAGCTGAGCCTCAGAGCGCGGGTGCAGCTGTTTCGCGATGTGGCATCTGCGGTCGCGTACGCACACAGCAACCTCATCGTGCATCGTGACTTGAAGCCAAGCAATGTGTTGGTCGATGCGAACGGGACGGCGAAAGTCATCGATTTCGGCATCGCTAAGCCCTTGATGAGTCGGTTTGGCGAATCTGAAGTCGGCGAAACTCAGACCGCACAGCGTTTTTTCTCGCCGCACTCGGCGGCGCCAGAACAGCTGCAAGGCGGCCTGGTGACGCCGTCCTGTGATGTCTACGGCCTAGGTGCGTTGCTCTACGAATTGCTGTGCGGGAAGCCGATATTCGATTTTACCGGGATGAACGGCATCGGGATTGAAAAGGCCATCCTGAATGAAGAGCCCAGGGCACCGAGCGCTCGGATGGGGGCCGAGGCCGCGTCCGGGTACGAGTCCGATGCTGATCTCGATGCCATCGCGCTGGTCTGCCTGCGCAAAAGGCCTGAGGATCGCTATAGCTCGGTTGAAAAGCTGATCGAGGATTTGGATGCGTGGTTGGCTGCGCGGCCAGTGCTCGCAAGGCGTGGCGGCAACTGGTATCGAATTCAGCGATTTGTGGCCAGGAACCGGAGCGTACTCGCTGTGGCCGCGAGTGTGATGGTCATCGTTGTGCTTGCTCTGGGCTACAGTATTTCGGAGCGGTTGCACTCCTTGGCGCAACGAGCCCGTGCAGACCAATTCTCCAGTGTGCTGATCAATGCCATCCGAGCTGCTGATCCGGGGCGCGGCAACGCCAAAGACATGCGAGTACGAGACTTGTTCGCGGTCCTGGCAGCACAGATTCACGACGATCAGAACCTCGCAAAGGGTGATCGGCACGACATGTTGTTACGGATCTCAGAAGTGTTCTGGCGGCTCGGAATCGCCGATCGGGCGCAGGCCATTCTGGACGGCTTGCCGGTTCCTGATTCTCGTGACGCGTCGCGATATGCGGACCATCAGTTCCTCCGGGCTCGGGTATTGCAGTCCCAATCCAAGTTCACTGAAACGGCAGCGGTTTACGACGAGATTGAGCGTGTGATGGGCAGTCGGCATGTCGTCGACTTGAAGCTCGGGCGCGCCCGTCTGGCCTACGCCGATGGTAAAGAGCAAACGATCATTCCTGAATTGCAGGCGTTGGCAGGGTTGACCCTGACGCGCGACCAACAGAATGAGCGCCAGTACACGCTCGGACAGAGCCTGCAGATGTTGCTTCGTTTCGATGAGGCCAAGGTGGCCTACGAAGCGGCTCTCGCTGACATCGAACAAAACGGCGATAGCCCAACCATTGATGCGCTGACCCTTCACAAAGCCCTGCTGCTGTTGGGCACGAGAATGGGCGATCTCGCGCTCAGCGAACATCACTATCAGGCTATCAAGACGCGCAACGAGAAGTATTTTGGTGAGGACTCGCTCGCGGCGGCATCGTTGCTTGAATCACGGTTCCTGCTTGAAGACATGAAGGGAAACAACAAAGAGGCCGCAGCGAGTCAACGCAAAGCTGTGGCGTTGTACACCCGATTCCTGCCTGCGGATTCGCCAAGGCTCGCCATGGCGCGCTTCAATCTCGCCAGTGCGGAGTACAAAACCGGTGACAAGGCCGCAGGACGCCAGCAGTATCAGGAGGCCGTCGCGATTGCTGACGCGGTGTGGCCGGATCACGATAGCAATCGCTTTCTGTTTCGCATTGCCTACTCGGCACAGCTCTTGTCCGACGGCGACTTGACTGCGGCCAGCGACGCGGTGTTGCCGGCGATCCAAAATGCGGCACAGCATGAGAACCTTCGACAAGACGAGATCTATCCGTTGGCCCTCGCGATTCGCGCTGGTGGCGAATACGCACGGATGCGCACGCCAGAGAGCAAGGCTGCCTTTGAGCGCGCCTTCGCGGTTGCCTCGGAAGCGGCCAAGTGGCGCGAGACCATTGAGGCGATCACGGAGTTGCGCGAATCGCTTCGGCGACAAGGCTTGGTTGTTCCCGACTTGCGTCCGGCATCGTCATGA